In a single window of the Acipenser ruthenus chromosome 42, fAciRut3.2 maternal haplotype, whole genome shotgun sequence genome:
- the LOC117962250 gene encoding homeobox protein Hox-D3-like: MQKALYYENAGSFRGCSYQEPTGLGYMGPQAYPAPVQYPSASYYQPDTSPCAPSRETEQNPSSRRTGVCRLPDLAELPLCLQPAVQSPGSSSTSTQSSSPDQAPAPPHPADKLPSTGTSAAGQGRRNSTGNNVPKQIFPWMKDTRHKSKQQKNDFSDSGETSAETSPPSPASKRARTAYTNSQLVELEKEFHFNRYLCRPRRVEMAKLLTLTERQIKIWFQNRRMKYKKDHKLKGGVSSSPGGSPSQSPLIGSYFQPGDVGYEAPLPNTYPKPHGNVGLAAYSTPLYDCPPPQKRCRVAAVACDYDPLSLQEDGYGSHILQGSPGYAEPSYRESMPGNSGSIFNLPHASSSLDYSCTAQIPGKHPLGPCEPHPSYTDLTSHPTLQGTAQEPPTLTHL, encoded by the exons ATGCAAAAAGCTCTCTATTACGAGAATGCAGGGTCTTTCAGGGGGTGTTCTTACCAAGAGCCCACAGGACTCGGGTACATGGGCCCACAGGCCTACCCAGCTCCAGTGCAGTACCCGTCCGCCAGTTACTACCAGCCGGACACTTCCCCCTGCGCCCCCAGCCGGGAGACCGAACAGAACCCGAGTTCAAGAAGAACAGGTGTCTGCCGCCTCCCCGACCTGGCGGAGCTGCCGCTGTGCTTGCAGCCCGCGGTGCAGTCTCCAGGTTCGAGCAGCACGTCGACTCAGAGCAGTAGCCCGGATCAGGCACCGGCACCACCGCACCCGGCAGACAAGCTCCCCAGTACAGGCACCTCGGCAGCCGGCCAAGGCAGAAGGAATTCCACTGGCAATAACGTACCGAAACAGATCTTCCCTTGGATGAAAGACACGcgtcacaaatccaagcagcaaaAAAACGATTTCAGTGACTCAG GTGAAACCAGCGCAGAAACCAGCCCTCCCAGTCCAGCTTCCAAGAGAGCCCGCACAGCCTACACCAACTCCCAACTGGTGGAACTGGAGAAGGAGTTTCACTTCAACCGCTACCTCTGCCGACCACGCCGGGTCGAGATGGCCAAGCTCCTGACCCTCACCGAGCGGCAGATCAAAATCTGGTTCCAGAACCGAAGAATGAAATACAAGAAGGACCACAAACTCAAAGGGGGGGTCAGCTCTTCCCCAGGGGGGTCTCCAAGCCAGAGCCCCTTGATCGGCTCCTACTTCCAGCCCGGTGACGTTGGGTATGAAGCCCCTTTGCCCAACACTTACCCCAAGCCTCATGGCAATGTGGGTTTAGCTGCCTACTCCACCCCACTGTATGACTGCCCTCCCCCTCAGAAGAGGTGCAGGGTGGCAGCCGTGGCTTGCGATTATGATCCGCTTTCCCTGCAAGAGGACGGCTACGGCAGCCACATCCTTCAGGGCAGTCCCGGGTATGCTGAGCCCAGCTACAGGGAATCTATGCCTGGTAACTCGGGTTCAATCTTCAATCTCCCCCACGCTTCTTCTAGCTTGGACTACAGCTGTACCGCACAGATCCCTGGTAAGCACCCCCTTGGACCTTGCGAGCCCCACCCATCCTACACTGACTTGACCTCGCATCCCACGCTGCAGGGAACCGCTCAGGAACCTCCTACCCTCACACACCTGTAG